A portion of the Manihot esculenta cultivar AM560-2 chromosome 2, M.esculenta_v8, whole genome shotgun sequence genome contains these proteins:
- the LOC110603098 gene encoding protein LEAD-SENSITIVE 1 — protein MGVLSNKIGRDELKPGDHIYSWRHAYIYSHHGIYVGDGMVIHFTRGAGQEIGTGTVLDRIIFSSSPSHPSDNPCPKCGDQSRLDGVIKSCIDCFLSDGELYLFEYGVSPVVFLAKARGGTCTLAASDAQEDVLHRASFLLENGFGGYHIFKNNCEDFAIYCKTGLLVFTSVSVGRSGQAASLLAAVSAIVSSPLRFLTTSFGGLTAVGCGMYCLSRFVSDIGVRRDVIKVPVERLVSQSSSIQELEAAADASKEK, from the exons atgggaGTTTTATCTAACAAGATCGGAAGAGATGAGCTGAAGCCAGGGGATCACATCTACTCTTGGAGGCACGCTTATATATACTCCCATCACG GGATATATGTTGGTGATGGAATGGTGATCCACTTCACACGTGGAGCAGGTCAGGAGATTGGGACAGGAACTGTATTAGACAGAATAATTTTCAGCTCTTCTCCTTCTCATCCTTCGGACAATCCATGCCCCAAGTGTGGGGATCAGTCAAGGCTTGATGGTGTCATTAAATCCTGTATAGATTGCTTCCTTTCAGATGGGGAGCTTTACCTCTTTGAATATGGTGTCTCACCAGTTGTCTTTCTTGCTAAGGCTAGAGGAGGGACCTGCACCCTTGCAGCTTCTGATGCACAGGAAGATGTACTTCACCGTGCTTCTTTCCTACTTGAAAATGGTTTTGGTGGATATCATATCTTCAAGAACAACTGCGAGGATTTTGCAATCTACTGTAAGACAGGTCTCCTCGTTTTCACGAGCGTCAGTGTTGGTCGAAGCGGGCAGGCAGCATCCTTATTAGCAGCTGTCTCAGCTATTGTTTCTTCACCTCTTCGATTTTTAACGACCAGCTTTGGCGGGCTGACGGCTGTGGGCTGTGGTATGTATTGCCTCAGCCGGTTTGTTTCTGATATTGGAGTACGTCGTGATGTGATCAAAGTGCCGGTTGAGAGGCTTGTTTCCCAGTCTTCTTCTATTCAAGAGCTGGAAGCTGCAGCCGATGCGTCCAAGGAAAAGTAA